Proteins encoded together in one Neisseria lactamica window:
- a CDS encoding P-II family nitrogen regulator: MKKIEAIVKPFKLDDVREALTEIGITGMTVSEVKGFGRQKGHTEIYRGAEYAVDFLPKVKIELVLADDAVERAIDVIVEVARSGKIGDGKIFVLPVEEAIRIRTGERSDAAV; the protein is encoded by the coding sequence ATGAAAAAAATCGAGGCGATTGTCAAACCGTTCAAACTCGACGACGTGCGCGAGGCGTTGACGGAAATCGGCATTACGGGGATGACCGTCAGCGAGGTCAAAGGGTTCGGCAGGCAGAAGGGGCATACGGAAATCTATCGCGGTGCGGAATACGCCGTCGATTTCCTGCCCAAGGTCAAAATCGAGCTGGTGTTGGCGGATGACGCTGTGGAACGCGCGATTGACGTGATTGTCGAGGTGGCGCGTTCGGGCAAAATCGGCGACGGCAAGATTTTTGTGCTGCCGGTCGAGGAGGCAATCCGTATCCGCACGGGCGAACGTTCGGACGCGGCGGTTTGA
- a CDS encoding iron ABC transporter ATP-binding protein gives MITIRNVSYRIGTRPILDNISLDIPEGGITALIGPNGAGKSTLLSFMARLQPLAHGNISYAGKDIKTTPTAELARTLSILTQENSIMSRITVRDLLMFGRYPYHQGRPSENDKTIVEEALAEFHLQDFADRYLTELSGGQRQRAMIAMVFCQRTDYVLLDEPLNNLDMYHARSLMQILRRLTDEHKRTTVAVLHDINQAAAYADHVVAMKNGKVALTGTPEEVFTAHNIKELFDMDVDVLDYEGKKLIVHHI, from the coding sequence ATGATTACCATCCGCAACGTCAGCTACCGCATCGGCACTCGCCCCATTCTGGACAACATCAGCCTCGACATTCCCGAAGGCGGCATTACCGCACTGATCGGCCCCAACGGCGCAGGCAAGTCCACCCTCCTCTCCTTTATGGCGCGGCTTCAGCCTCTGGCACACGGCAACATCAGCTACGCAGGCAAAGACATCAAAACCACCCCCACCGCCGAACTCGCCCGCACGCTCTCCATCCTTACCCAAGAAAACAGCATCATGAGCCGCATTACCGTGCGCGACCTGCTGATGTTCGGCCGCTATCCCTACCACCAAGGCAGGCCGTCTGAAAACGACAAAACCATCGTCGAAGAAGCACTTGCCGAGTTCCACCTGCAAGACTTCGCCGACCGCTACCTGACCGAGCTTTCCGGCGGCCAACGCCAACGCGCCATGATTGCGATGGTGTTCTGCCAGCGCACCGACTACGTTTTGCTGGATGAACCGCTGAACAACCTCGATATGTATCACGCCCGCTCCCTCATGCAGATCCTGCGCCGGCTGACCGACGAACACAAACGCACCACCGTCGCCGTATTGCACGACATCAACCAAGCCGCAGCCTACGCCGACCACGTCGTCGCCATGAAAAACGGCAAAGTCGCCCTGACCGGCACACCCGAAGAAGTATTCACCGCACACAACATCAAAGAACTGTTCGACATGGACGTGGACGTACTCGACTACGAAGGCAAAAAACTCATCGTCCACCACATCTGA
- the hslO gene encoding Hsp33 family molecular chaperone HslO yields the protein MNRTPADCADARTRFIFDDMPVRGLHVRLENVWQHIVKQKNYPAAIRRALGELLAAGVLLSGNLKNEGTLIVQVQGQGRLKMLVAEAASDRTVRATARWDETAEIADDESLGDLLGGNGVFVLTLQPKDGEPWQGVVPLEGDSIAQMLVNYMKRSEQLDTHIVLSAGDEAAGGLLVQRLPEAVSDEGAWEHVSTLARTLTAEELVELDAQHVLYRLFHETPPRVFAPETFEFSCTCSRGKVSDMLLMLGGEEVGGVVAEQGSIEIDCDFCHSKYVFDETDVNALFGEDVVGVAKGLPRHTVQ from the coding sequence ATGAACCGAACGCCTGCCGATTGCGCCGATGCGCGTACCCGCTTTATTTTCGACGATATGCCCGTGCGCGGGCTGCACGTCCGTCTGGAAAACGTGTGGCAGCACATTGTAAAACAGAAAAACTATCCCGCCGCCATCCGCCGCGCCTTGGGCGAGCTGTTGGCGGCGGGTGTGTTGCTGTCGGGCAATTTGAAAAACGAAGGCACGCTGATTGTGCAGGTTCAGGGGCAGGGGCGGCTGAAAATGCTGGTTGCGGAAGCGGCTTCCGACCGTACCGTCCGTGCGACCGCGCGGTGGGACGAAACCGCAGAAATAGCCGATGACGAAAGCCTCGGCGACCTTTTGGGCGGCAACGGCGTATTCGTGCTGACGCTGCAGCCCAAAGACGGCGAACCCTGGCAGGGCGTAGTGCCTTTGGAAGGCGACAGTATCGCGCAAATGTTGGTGAACTATATGAAACGTTCCGAACAGCTTGATACGCACATCGTCCTGTCTGCAGGCGATGAAGCGGCGGGCGGTCTGCTGGTGCAGCGTCTGCCCGAAGCGGTGTCGGATGAAGGGGCGTGGGAACACGTCAGCACGCTGGCGCGCACACTGACGGCGGAGGAGCTGGTAGAATTGGATGCGCAACATGTTTTGTACCGCCTGTTCCACGAAACGCCGCCGCGCGTGTTCGCGCCGGAAACGTTTGAATTTTCGTGCACCTGTTCGCGGGGCAAGGTCAGCGATATGCTGCTGATGCTGGGCGGGGAAGAAGTCGGCGGCGTGGTGGCGGAACAAGGCAGCATCGAGATTGATTGCGACTTCTGCCACAGCAAATACGTGTTTGACGAAACCGATGTCAACGCCCTGTTCGGAGAGGATGTGGTCGGCGTTGCCAAAGGGCTGCCCCGGCATACCGTCCAATAA
- a CDS encoding FmdE family protein — protein sequence MTQERFPSFFNQAPTITVRDPLADFLGAAENGILTYRYADAVRLCGHSCPTVAGAYLMVIKGLKALYGEELPERGGIEAAMQGARDEGTVGVTASVVQLLTGAAPETGFGGIGMQGRFARRNLLSFGAGEINGTLTLRRKDNGKTVAVNLNAALQPFAPEMRELMPKAVGGSASAEELERFGQLWQARVRAFLIDQADNPEFVTVSEI from the coding sequence ATGACGCAAGAACGTTTCCCATCATTCTTCAACCAAGCCCCGACCATCACCGTCAGAGACCCGCTTGCCGACTTCCTCGGCGCGGCCGAAAACGGCATCCTCACTTACCGCTACGCCGATGCCGTGCGCCTGTGCGGACATTCCTGCCCGACCGTCGCGGGCGCGTACCTGATGGTTATCAAAGGTCTGAAAGCCCTTTACGGCGAAGAGCTGCCCGAACGCGGCGGCATCGAAGCCGCCATGCAGGGCGCGCGCGACGAAGGCACGGTCGGCGTAACCGCGTCCGTCGTCCAACTCCTTACCGGCGCAGCCCCCGAAACCGGCTTCGGAGGCATCGGAATGCAGGGACGCTTCGCCCGCCGTAACCTCTTATCCTTTGGTGCAGGCGAAATCAACGGCACACTGACCCTGCGCCGCAAAGACAACGGCAAAACCGTCGCCGTCAACCTCAACGCCGCCCTGCAACCCTTTGCACCCGAAATGCGCGAACTTATGCCCAAAGCCGTCGGCGGCAGCGCAAGCGCAGAAGAACTCGAACGCTTCGGACAACTCTGGCAGGCACGCGTCCGTGCCTTCCTGATTGACCAAGCCGACAACCCCGAATTTGTTACCGTCAGCGAAATCTAA
- a CDS encoding iron chelate uptake ABC transporter family permease subunit, with product MPSENKIEFMQGSPRPLWAAFALLLICCGLFLTLNVKGDWDFVLQLRLTKLAALLMVAYAVGVSTQLFQTLTNNPILTPSILGFDSLYVFLQTLLVFTLGGVGYASLPLTGKFGFELVVMMGGSLLLFYTLIRQGGRDLPRMILIGVIFGILFRSLSSLLSRMIDPEEFTAAQANMFAGFNTVHSELLGIGALILLVSAAVVWRERYRLDVHLLGRDQAVNLGISYTRNTLWILLWIAALVATATAVVGPVSFFGLLAASLANHFSPSVRHSVRLPMTVCVGGILLVGGQTVFEHFLGMKAVLSVVVEFAGGLVFLYLVLKHKK from the coding sequence ATGCCGTCTGAAAACAAAATTGAATTTATGCAGGGTTCGCCGCGCCCGTTATGGGCGGCATTCGCACTTTTACTGATCTGCTGCGGACTGTTTTTAACGCTCAATGTCAAAGGCGATTGGGATTTTGTACTGCAACTGCGGCTGACCAAACTTGCCGCGCTGCTGATGGTCGCCTATGCGGTCGGCGTGTCCACGCAACTCTTCCAAACGCTGACCAACAATCCGATTCTCACACCCTCGATTTTGGGTTTCGATTCGCTGTATGTGTTTTTGCAGACCTTGCTGGTGTTTACGCTCGGCGGCGTGGGCTATGCTTCCCTGCCGTTGACGGGCAAATTCGGCTTTGAACTGGTCGTTATGATGGGCGGCTCGCTGCTGTTGTTCTACACGCTCATCCGTCAGGGCGGGCGCGATTTGCCGCGTATGATTTTAATCGGCGTGATTTTCGGGATTTTGTTCCGCAGCCTGTCGTCGCTGCTTTCGCGCATGATAGACCCCGAAGAATTTACCGCGGCTCAGGCGAATATGTTTGCCGGATTCAATACCGTCCACAGCGAGCTTTTGGGCATAGGCGCGCTGATCCTGCTCGTCAGCGCGGCGGTCGTTTGGCGCGAACGCTACCGCTTGGACGTACACCTTTTAGGGCGCGACCAAGCCGTCAATTTGGGCATCAGCTACACGCGCAACACCTTATGGATACTGCTTTGGATTGCCGCATTGGTGGCGACGGCGACCGCCGTAGTCGGCCCGGTAAGCTTTTTCGGGCTTCTCGCCGCCTCGCTTGCCAACCACTTTTCCCCGTCCGTGCGCCATTCCGTCCGCCTGCCGATGACGGTTTGTGTCGGCGGCATCCTCTTGGTCGGCGGACAAACCGTATTCGAACACTTCTTGGGCATGAAGGCGGTATTAAGCGTGGTGGTCGAATTTGCGGGCGGACTCGTTTTCCTCTATCTCGTTTTAAAACACAAAAAATGA
- the purL gene encoding phosphoribosylformylglycinamidine synthase, whose translation MSVVLPLRGVTALSDFRVEKLLQKAAALGLPEVKLKSEFWYFVGSEKALDAATVEKLQALLAAQSVEQTPKAREGLHLFLVTPRLGTISPWASKATNIAENCGLAGIERIERGMAVWLEGALTDEQKQQWAALLHDRMTESVLPDFQTASKLFHHLESETFSTVDVLGGGKEALVKANTETGLALSADEIDYLVENYQALQRNPSDVELMMFAQANSEHCRHKIFNADFILNGEKQPKSLFGMIRDTHNAHPEGTVVAYKDNSSVIEGAKIERFYPDAAENQGYRFHEEDTHIIMKVETHNHPTAIAPFAGAATGAGGEIRDEGATGKGSRPKAGLTGFTVSNLNIPGLKQPWEQDYGKPEHISSPLDIMIEGPIGGAAFNNEFGRPNLLGYFRTFEEKFDGQVRGYHKPIMIAGGLGSIQAQQTHKDEIPEGALLIQLGGPGMLIGLGGGAASSMNTGTNDAFLDFNSVQRGNPEIERRAQEVIDRCWQLGDKNPIISIHDVGAGGLSNAFPELVNDAGRGAVFELREVPLEEHGLTPLQIWCNESQERYVLSILEKDLDAFRAICERERCPFAVVGTATGDGHLKVRDDLFSNNPVDLPLNVLLGKPPKTTRTDKTVAPSKKTFNAGDIDITEAAYRVLRLPAVAAKNFLITIGDRSVGGLTHRDQMVGKYQTPVADCAVTMMGFNTYRGEAMSMGEKPAVALFDAPASGRMCVGEAITNIAAVNIGDIGNIKLSANWMAACGNEGEDEKLYRTVEAVSKACQALDLSIPVGKDSLSMKTVWQDGEEKKSVVSPLSLIISAFAPVQDVRKTVTPELKNVEDSVLLFVDLGFGKARMGGSAFGQVYNNMTGDAPDLDDTGRLKAFYNVIQQLVAEDKLLAYHDRSDGGLFATLAEMAFAGRGGISADIDCLMDKFLPIHYPDFQGDPAEDLSDELYNHAAIKILFNEELGAVIQIRQQDRDYVDAAFEAAGLTGAVSRIGSPDFDNESISFFGYGYFLEQNRADLQRAWQETSHAIQRLRDNPACADSEFALIGDNGRSALFADLKFDVNEDIAAPFINSGAKPKIAILREQGVNGQIEMAAAFTRAGFDAYDVHMSDLMAGRVRLADFKMLAACGGFSYGDVLGAGEGWAKSILFHPALRDQFAAFFADPDTLTLGVCNGCQMVSNLAEIIPGTAGWPKFKRNLSEQFEARLSMVHVPKSASLILNEMQGSSLPVVVSHGEGRADFALHGGNISADLGIALQYVDGQNQVTQTYPLNPNGSPQGIAGVTNADGRVTIMMPHPERVYRAAQMSWKPEDWTELSGWYRLFAGARKALG comes from the coding sequence ATGTCTGTCGTTTTGCCCTTGCGCGGCGTTACCGCCCTTTCCGATTTCCGTGTTGAAAAACTCTTGCAAAAAGCCGCCGCACTCGGTCTGCCCGAAGTGAAACTGAAAAGCGAATTTTGGTATTTCGTCGGCAGCGAGAAAGCACTTGATGCCGCGACTGTCGAAAAACTGCAAGCCTTGTTGGCGGCGCAAAGCGTTGAACAAACGCCAAAAGCGCGCGAAGGCTTGCATTTGTTTTTGGTCACGCCCCGTTTGGGTACGATTTCGCCGTGGGCTTCCAAGGCGACCAATATCGCGGAAAACTGCGGTTTGGCAGGCATCGAACGCATCGAGCGCGGTATGGCGGTGTGGCTGGAAGGTGCGCTTACCGATGAACAGAAACAGCAATGGGCGGCTTTGCTGCACGACCGCATGACTGAATCCGTGCTGCCCGATTTTCAGACGGCATCCAAATTATTCCACCATCTCGAATCCGAAACCTTTTCCACCGTCGATGTTTTGGGCGGCGGTAAAGAGGCTTTGGTCAAAGCCAATACCGAAACGGGTTTGGCACTTTCCGCCGACGAAATCGATTATCTGGTTGAAAACTATCAGGCTTTGCAGCGCAATCCGTCCGATGTTGAATTGATGATGTTCGCGCAGGCAAACAGCGAACACTGCCGCCACAAAATCTTCAACGCCGATTTCATCCTCAACGGCGAAAAACAGCCCAAATCCCTCTTCGGTATGATACGCGACACGCACAACGCGCATCCCGAAGGCACGGTCGTCGCTTATAAAGACAATTCGTCCGTAATCGAAGGCGCAAAAATCGAGCGTTTCTATCCGGATGCGGCGGAAAACCAAGGCTACCGTTTCCACGAAGAAGACACGCATATCATCATGAAAGTGGAAACGCACAACCATCCGACCGCCATCGCGCCGTTTGCAGGCGCGGCAACGGGTGCGGGCGGCGAAATCCGCGACGAAGGCGCAACGGGCAAAGGTTCGCGCCCGAAAGCAGGCCTGACCGGCTTTACCGTGTCCAACCTCAACATCCCCGGCCTCAAACAGCCGTGGGAACAAGATTACGGCAAGCCGGAACATATTTCCTCGCCGCTGGACATTATGATTGAAGGCCCCATCGGCGGCGCGGCGTTCAACAACGAATTCGGCCGCCCCAACCTCTTGGGCTACTTCCGCACTTTTGAAGAGAAGTTTGACGGTCAGGTTCGCGGCTACCACAAACCGATTATGATTGCCGGCGGCCTGGGCAGCATTCAGGCGCAGCAAACACATAAAGACGAAATCCCCGAAGGCGCATTGCTGATCCAACTGGGCGGCCCGGGCATGCTTATCGGCTTGGGCGGCGGTGCGGCTTCTTCGATGAATACCGGTACAAATGACGCGTTTTTGGACTTCAACTCCGTGCAACGCGGCAACCCCGAAATCGAACGCCGCGCGCAGGAAGTCATCGACCGCTGCTGGCAGCTCGGCGACAAAAACCCGATTATCTCCATCCACGACGTCGGCGCGGGCGGTCTGTCCAACGCCTTCCCCGAACTGGTCAACGATGCCGGACGCGGCGCGGTATTCGAGCTGCGCGAAGTGCCGCTGGAAGAACACGGTTTAACGCCTTTGCAAATCTGGTGCAACGAATCGCAAGAGCGTTATGTCTTGTCGATTTTGGAAAAAGATTTGGATGCCTTCCGCGCCATCTGCGAACGCGAACGCTGCCCGTTTGCCGTAGTCGGCACGGCGACCGGCGACGGCCATTTGAAAGTACGCGACGATTTATTCTCCAACAACCCCGTCGATTTGCCGCTGAACGTCTTGCTCGGCAAACCGCCCAAAACCACGCGTACCGACAAAACGGTTGCGCCGTCCAAAAAAACGTTTAACGCGGGCGATATCGACATTACCGAAGCCGCCTACCGCGTTTTGCGCCTGCCTGCCGTAGCCGCCAAAAACTTCCTGATTACTATCGGCGACCGCAGCGTCGGCGGTTTGACGCACCGCGATCAAATGGTCGGCAAATACCAAACCCCGGTAGCCGACTGCGCCGTGACTATGATGGGCTTCAACACCTATCGCGGCGAAGCGATGTCTATGGGTGAAAAACCGGCCGTCGCCCTGTTTGACGCGCCTGCCTCGGGCAGAATGTGCGTCGGCGAAGCCATTACCAATATCGCGGCGGTCAATATCGGCGACATCGGCAACATCAAACTTTCCGCCAACTGGATGGCGGCGTGCGGCAACGAGGGCGAAGACGAAAAACTCTACCGTACCGTCGAAGCGGTTTCTAAAGCCTGTCAGGCATTGGATTTGAGCATCCCCGTGGGCAAAGACAGCCTGTCGATGAAAACCGTTTGGCAGGACGGCGAAGAGAAAAAATCCGTCGTTTCGCCTTTAAGCCTGATTATCTCCGCGTTCGCGCCGGTTCAAGACGTACGCAAAACCGTTACGCCCGAATTGAAAAACGTCGAAGACAGCGTATTGCTGTTTGTCGATTTGGGCTTCGGCAAAGCGCGTATGGGCGGCTCGGCATTCGGTCAGGTGTATAACAATATGACCGGCGATGCGCCTGATTTGGACGATACGGGCCGTCTGAAAGCGTTTTACAACGTGATTCAGCAGCTTGTCGCCGAAGACAAACTCTTGGCGTATCACGACCGCAGCGACGGCGGCTTGTTTGCGACGCTGGCGGAAATGGCGTTTGCGGGGCGGGGCGGTATCAGTGCCGATATAGATTGCCTGATGGATAAATTCCTACCGATTCATTATCCGGATTTCCAAGGCGACCCGGCCGAAGACTTATCTGACGAACTTTATAATCATGCCGCCATTAAAATCTTATTCAATGAAGAATTAGGTGCGGTTATCCAAATCCGCCAACAAGATAGGGATTACGTTGATGCGGCATTTGAAGCGGCCGGCTTAACCGGTGCGGTCAGCCGGATTGGCTCTCCTGATTTTGACAATGAATCTATTTCTTTCTTTGGTTACGGTTATTTCCTAGAACAAAACCGTGCCGACCTGCAACGCGCTTGGCAGGAAACCAGCCACGCCATCCAACGCCTGCGCGACAACCCCGCCTGCGCCGACAGCGAGTTCGCCCTGATTGGCGACAACGGACGCAGCGCATTGTTTGCCGACCTGAAATTCGACGTGAACGAAGACATCGCCGCGCCGTTTATCAACAGCGGCGCGAAACCCAAAATCGCCATCCTGCGCGAACAGGGCGTGAACGGGCAAATCGAAATGGCGGCGGCGTTCACCCGCGCCGGATTCGATGCCTACGACGTGCATATGTCCGACCTGATGGCAGGCCGCGTCCGCCTTGCCGACTTCAAAATGCTGGCGGCGTGCGGCGGCTTCAGCTACGGCGACGTACTCGGCGCGGGCGAAGGCTGGGCGAAATCCATCCTGTTCCACCCCGCCTTACGCGACCAATTTGCCGCCTTCTTTGCCGATCCGGACACGCTGACATTGGGCGTGTGCAACGGCTGCCAAATGGTCAGCAACCTCGCCGAAATCATCCCCGGCACGGCAGGCTGGCCGAAGTTCAAACGCAACTTGAGCGAACAGTTTGAAGCGCGCCTGAGTATGGTTCATGTTCCAAAATCCGCATCGCTGATTCTGAACGAAATGCAAGGCTCCAGCCTGCCCGTCGTTGTCAGCCACGGCGAAGGCCGCGCCGACTTCGCGCTTCACGGCGGCAATATTTCCGCCGATTTGGGCATTGCGCTGCAATATGTAGACGGACAAAACCAGGTTACCCAAACCTACCCGCTCAACCCTAACGGCTCGCCGCAAGGTATTGCCGGTGTAACCAACGCCGACGGCCGCGTGACCATCATGATGCCGCATCCGGAACGCGTATACCGCGCCGCGCAAATGAGCTGGAAACCGGAAGACTGGACGGAATTGTCCGGCTGGTACCGCCTCTTCGCCGGCGCAAGAAAAGCTTTGGGCTAA
- a CDS encoding ABC transporter permease, producing MTAKPFSLNLTNLLLLAVLFAVSLSVGVADFRWSDVFSLSDSQQVMFISRLPRTFAIVLTGASMAVAGMIMQILMRNRFVEPSMAGAGQSAALGLLLMSLLLPAAPLPVKMLVAAVAALIGMLVFMLLIRRLPPTAQLMVPLVGIIFGGVIEAVATFVAYEFEMLQMLGVWQQGDFSSVLLGRYELLWITGGLAVFAYLIADRLTILGLGETVSVNLGLNRTAVLWSGLIIVALITSLVIVTVGNIPFVGLVVPNIISRLIGDRLRQSLPAVALLGASLVLLCDILGRVIVFPFEIPVSTVFGVLGTALFLWLLLRKPAYAV from the coding sequence ATGACTGCCAAACCTTTTTCCCTCAACCTGACCAACCTCCTGCTGCTGGCGGTGTTGTTTGCCGTCAGCCTGTCGGTCGGCGTTGCCGATTTCCGCTGGTCGGATGTGTTTTCGCTGTCCGACAGCCAGCAGGTTATGTTCATCAGCCGCCTGCCGCGCACGTTTGCGATTGTGCTGACGGGCGCGTCGATGGCGGTGGCGGGGATGATTATGCAGATTTTGATGCGCAACCGTTTTGTCGAGCCTTCTATGGCGGGCGCGGGTCAGAGTGCGGCTTTGGGTTTGCTTCTGATGTCCCTGCTGCTGCCTGCCGCACCGCTGCCGGTCAAAATGTTGGTTGCCGCCGTTGCCGCGCTAATCGGAATGCTGGTGTTTATGCTGCTTATCCGCCGCCTGCCGCCGACGGCGCAACTGATGGTGCCGCTGGTGGGGATTATTTTCGGCGGCGTGATTGAGGCGGTGGCGACGTTTGTCGCGTATGAGTTTGAGATGCTGCAAATGTTGGGCGTGTGGCAGCAGGGCGATTTTTCGAGCGTGCTGCTGGGGCGGTACGAGCTGCTTTGGATTACGGGCGGTTTGGCGGTGTTTGCCTATCTGATTGCCGACCGGCTGACGATTTTGGGGCTGGGCGAGACGGTGAGCGTGAATTTGGGTTTGAACCGGACGGCGGTGTTGTGGTCGGGTTTGATTATTGTGGCTTTGATTACGTCGCTGGTTATCGTTACGGTCGGCAATATTCCGTTTGTCGGGCTGGTCGTGCCGAACATCATCAGCCGCCTGATAGGCGACAGGCTGCGCCAAAGCCTGCCTGCGGTGGCCTTGCTGGGCGCGTCTTTGGTGTTGCTGTGCGATATTTTGGGACGCGTGATTGTGTTTCCGTTTGAAATTCCGGTATCGACCGTCTTCGGCGTATTGGGTACGGCGTTGTTTTTATGGCTTTTGTTAAGGAAACCCGCCTATGCCGTCTGA
- the gloB gene encoding hydroxyacylglutathione hydrolase, which produces MKITPVKALTDNYIWMIQEGNRAVCVDPSEPAPVLEFLVRNRLMLAQTWVTHPHPDHEGGAAALWRAYMESPVYGETDIEAATHTVTAGTQFTFGDVQVTVWATPGHTGRHISYLMETSDGIHVFCGDTLFSAGCGRVFTGTIEQLYDSFQRFNQLPEGTLFYPAHEYTAANLRFAAHIEPDNADIQTALKAAEHTPTLPVTLAHERRVNPFLRTEIPAVRQRAEALVGKTLNSGLEVFAALRGLKNAYR; this is translated from the coding sequence ATGAAAATCACACCCGTCAAGGCTCTGACCGACAACTACATCTGGATGATACAGGAAGGCAACCGGGCCGTCTGCGTCGATCCTTCCGAACCTGCGCCCGTCTTGGAATTCCTCGTCCGCAACCGCCTTATGCTCGCCCAAACCTGGGTTACACACCCCCACCCCGACCACGAAGGCGGTGCTGCCGCATTATGGCGCGCCTATATGGAATCGCCCGTTTACGGCGAAACCGACATCGAAGCCGCCACCCACACCGTAACCGCCGGCACCCAATTCACCTTCGGCGACGTGCAGGTTACCGTTTGGGCAACCCCGGGCCATACCGGCCGCCATATCAGCTACCTCATGGAAACTTCAGACGGCATACACGTCTTTTGCGGCGACACCCTTTTTTCCGCCGGCTGCGGACGCGTGTTCACCGGCACAATCGAACAACTTTACGACAGCTTCCAACGGTTCAACCAATTACCCGAAGGCACCCTGTTTTATCCGGCGCACGAATACACCGCCGCCAACCTGCGTTTTGCCGCCCATATCGAGCCGGACAACGCCGACATTCAGACGGCATTGAAAGCGGCAGAGCATACGCCCACCCTGCCCGTTACTCTCGCCCACGAACGCCGCGTCAACCCGTTTTTGCGGACAGAAATCCCCGCCGTCCGCCAACGTGCCGAAGCCCTGGTCGGCAAAACGCTGAACAGCGGTTTGGAAGTATTCGCCGCCCTGCGCGGACTGAAAAACGCCTACCGCTGA
- the mgtE gene encoding magnesium transporter — protein MSIEPTPPNLENDGIENDVERVSADFDRVHSLCEILEPAFEQIENGTPLEDAPLRDKLTELTVLLSELHPADVAAVLESLPPRERNIVWILVKPEDDGEVLLEVSDAVRETLIESMDKDELLAAVDDLDADELAELADDLPHQVVYEALQTRDEEERAQVKAAMSYEDNQVGAIMDFELVSIRADVACEVVLRYLRRFERLPDHTDKIFVVDENDVLQGVLPIRKLLVADPEDLVENVMAKDVVRFRAEDDVEEAAQAFERYDLVTAPVVDDGKRLIGRITVDEMVDVIREESEADMLNMAGLQEEEDLFAPVWDSVKNRWTWLAVNLCTAFVASRVIGAFEGSIEKIVALAALMPIVAGIGGNSGNQTITMIVRAMAMGQLTDTQAGRLLKKEVGVALANGIIWGTVMGAVSWLLYGSLGIGLVMIAAMTLNLLLAATVGVLIPVIMEKFGRDPALGSSVLITAVTDSGGFLIFLGLATLFLL, from the coding sequence ATGAGCATCGAACCAACCCCTCCGAACCTTGAAAACGACGGTATCGAAAACGATGTAGAACGCGTTTCCGCCGATTTCGACCGTGTCCACTCCCTCTGCGAAATCCTCGAACCTGCTTTTGAACAAATCGAAAACGGTACACCGCTCGAAGACGCGCCGCTGCGCGACAAGCTGACCGAGCTGACCGTCCTCTTGAGCGAGCTGCACCCTGCCGACGTGGCGGCGGTATTGGAATCGCTGCCGCCGCGCGAACGCAATATCGTCTGGATTCTGGTCAAACCGGAAGACGATGGCGAAGTATTGCTGGAAGTGTCCGACGCGGTGCGCGAAACGCTGATCGAGTCGATGGACAAAGACGAATTGTTGGCGGCGGTCGATGATTTGGACGCAGACGAACTGGCGGAGCTGGCAGACGATTTGCCGCACCAAGTGGTTTATGAAGCCTTACAGACGCGCGATGAGGAAGAACGCGCCCAAGTCAAGGCGGCAATGTCCTACGAAGACAACCAAGTCGGTGCGATTATGGACTTCGAGTTGGTCAGCATCCGCGCCGATGTCGCCTGCGAAGTGGTGCTGCGTTATCTGCGCCGCTTCGAGCGTCTGCCCGACCATACCGACAAGATTTTCGTGGTCGATGAAAACGACGTGCTGCAAGGCGTACTGCCCATCCGCAAACTTTTGGTTGCCGACCCCGAAGACTTGGTGGAAAACGTGATGGCGAAAGATGTCGTGCGCTTCCGCGCCGAAGACGACGTGGAAGAAGCGGCGCAGGCATTTGAACGCTACGACTTGGTTACCGCGCCGGTGGTCGATGACGGCAAAAGGCTGATCGGCAGGATTACCGTTGACGAAATGGTGGACGTGATCCGCGAAGAGTCGGAAGCGGATATGCTGAATATGGCGGGTCTGCAGGAAGAAGAAGATTTGTTCGCACCCGTGTGGGACTCGGTGAAAAACCGCTGGACATGGCTTGCCGTCAACCTCTGTACGGCATTTGTCGCCAGCCGCGTCATCGGCGCGTTTGAAGGCAGTATCGAAAAAATCGTCGCACTCGCCGCGCTGATGCCCATCGTCGCCGGCATAGGCGGCAACTCGGGCAACCAAACCATCACCATGATTGTCCGCGCGATGGCGATGGGGCAGCTGACGGATACGCAGGCGGGGCGTTTGCTGAAAAAAGAAGTCGGTGTCGCCCTGGCCAACGGCATCATCTGGGGGACGGTGATGGGGGCGGTTTCGTGGCTGCTTTACGGCAGTCTCGGCATCGGGCTGGTGATGATTGCCGCGATGACGCTCAACCTGCTGCTGGCGGCAACGGTCGGCGTGCTGATTCCCGTCATTATGGAAAAGTTCGGACGCGATCCCGCACTGGGCAGTTCGGTACTGATTACCGCCGTTACCGATTCCGGCGGCTTCCTGATTTTCTTGGGTCTCGCCACCCTGTTCCTGCTTTGA